A single Phalacrocorax aristotelis chromosome 18, bGulAri2.1, whole genome shotgun sequence DNA region contains:
- the SRSF1 gene encoding serine/arginine-rich splicing factor 1, whose amino-acid sequence MSGGGVIRGPAGNNDCRIYVGNLPPDIRTKDIEDVFYKYGAIRDIDLKNRRGGPPFAFVEFEDPRDAEDAVYGRDGYDYDGYRLRVEFPRSGRGTGRGGGGGGGGGAPRGRYGPPSRRSEYRVIVSGLPPSGSWQDLKDHMREAGDVCYADVFRDGTGVVEFVRKEDMTYAVRKLDNTKFRSHEGETAYIRVKVDGPRSPSYGRSRSRSRSRSRSRSRSNSRSRSYSPRRSRGSPRYSPRHSRSRSRT is encoded by the exons ATGTCCGGAGGGGGCGTGATCCGCGGCCCAGCCGGCAACAACGACTGCCGTATCTACGTGGGGAACCTGCCCCCCGACATCCGCACCAAGGACATCGAGGACGTTTTCTACAAGTACGGGGCCATCCGCGACATCGACCTCAAGAACCGCCGCGGGGGCCCGCCCTTCGCTTTTGTCGAGTTTGAGGACCCAAG GGACGCGGAGGACGCCGTCTACGGGCGGGACGGCTACGATTACGATGGGTATCGCCTCCGCGTGGAGTTCCCTCGGAGCGGCCGGGGCACCGGCAGAggtggcggcggcggaggagggGGCGGAGCCCCCCGGGGCAGGTACGGCCCCCCGTCCCGGCGCTCGGAGTACAGAGTGATCGTCTCGG GGCTGCCTCCAAGTGGAAGCTGGCAGGATTTAAAGGATCACATGCGTGAAGCAGGTGATGTATGTTATGCTGATGTTTTCCGAGATGGCACTGGTGTCGTGGAGTTTGTACGGAAGGAAGATATGACCTACGCTGTGCGAAAACTGGATAACACTAAATTTAGATCTCATGAG GGAGAAACTGCCTACATCCGTGTTAAAGTTGATGGCCCAAGAAGTCCAAGCTATGGAAGATCTCGGTCACGCAGCCGTAGTCGTAGCAGAAGCCGTAGTCGAAGCAACAGCAGAAGCCGCAGTTATTCCCCAAGAAGAAGCAGAGGATCTCCACGCTACTCTCCCCGCCACAG